The window CAATGCATTCTCAACCTTCATCGCCAAGTCCGGTGACAGTGACGATAAATCGATATCATCCAAAGAGAAGTCTAACTCTTCATCACGAGCTTGATTTTGAGTCGCTGGAGATTCTGCATCTTGACTACTGCTCGCATATTCTTCCGGCTGTAAATACGTCCCTATATCATCGGATAACTCTGCACTGGGCCACTCTCTTGGTAGTGGTGACAATGGGTTAATTTCCGGGTAATTCAACACCTCAAATGGCTGCACCGCATCTGCGACAACCACTGGCGTTGCAGCTTGAGTTTTAAGAGGCTGCTTTTCCAGATACCAGACAGCGCCAACAGCAGAAATGCCAATAGGCAAAAGTAACAGGCTTGCATGCTTGGCAATAGACATTACACCTCCTCCTTATCTATGCTGACCAGAGTCGGCGCATTAGGCTGCACATTCTGTTGTAATCGCTCTAGCGTGCGCTGACCTGCTATACCGTCAACACCAATGCCTTGCCAGCGTTGAAAGAGTTCGACACGTTCTTTCAACTCAGAATCAAACATCGAGGTTCCCAAAGGCCGCTCACTGACCGCCTCAGCAAGCAGCTGATCTAACACTTCGATAGCCGGCCCTTGCATATCTAAGCGCAATGTTTCTTGAAGCGGTGATTGCCACAGCTCGATGATATTTCCCTGCCACATCGGTTTTAGCCAGGAAAGTGGTAATCGCAAGCGCTGCTCACCGTTAAGCACTTCAACTGTATCACCCCCTACCGCGTAAAGAATCACATAGCCAATATCGCCTTGGTAATTCAGCTCTAAGATTACAGGTCTATTTTGCTTTACCAACAACGGCCATGTGGCCATTCTTCTTTCACAAATCATGGTCGATTGCGCCTCCGATAAACACAGGTTGTCGCGCACCGAAGCTCGGTAACCCCATAGTTTGTACAGATCGTTGATGGCAAGGTTTGATTGTTTTTGTGACAGCAATAACTCACGCTGCTCATTAGTGAGCTGATCGTTTATCACAACTGGCTCAACCGATTCAGGAGCACGGATAGAGACGGTCTCTTCCACAAACGCAGATAGAGGTTTCTCCGGCATATAATTAACGGCAATCCAACCGACACCGAGTGCAGCTGCCACACCCAATGCTGCGGTGCCCCAGGCAGGCCAGCTAAACTGACGACGAGCCTTCATCTGCTCAGG is drawn from uncultured Vibrio sp. and contains these coding sequences:
- a CDS encoding general secretion pathway protein GspB, with product MSIAKHASLLLLPIGISAVGAVWYLEKQPLKTQAATPVVVADAVQPFEVLNYPEINPLSPLPREWPSAELSDDIGTYLQPEEYASSSQDAESPATQNQARDEELDFSLDDIDLSSLSPDLAMKVENALSRRSEETTPQRSAYVNDLEGNAQRWQGRLPALNLQTHMYASDAERRWVKINDVEYHQGEVVDGQITLKEIQPQAVIVEFQGEQIRIPALYEWEG